In the Gossypium arboreum isolate Shixiya-1 chromosome 10, ASM2569848v2, whole genome shotgun sequence genome, one interval contains:
- the LOC128282231 gene encoding probable disease resistance protein At4g27220, which yields MKKHPRGGSSCLLSSSLLSCILEIYLLFALSMDFVVAIVSSIVAKSAEYTISPIINHVKYLSNHQQNVETLKHQAEKLKVARDRVQHSVDAALRNGKEIEGDVDKWLSAVDTKILEQLSLNAPEEAKAVAELLEQGKFDEVSYPVPLQGITVTPFKGYEDFESRTLVLNEIMEALKDDSVSVIGVHGMGGIGKTTLVKEIARKVKGNLFDSVVIATVTQAIDIEKIQNRISELLGLKFEEQSTDVKALRLQERLKKEKRVLVVLDDIWAKVDIEEVGIPLGDEHKGCKLLLTSRELNVLSNGMDAQKYFSVGFLNENEAWDLFKKKAGDCVESCDLKPAAMEVAKKCAGLPIAIATVAGALRNKRLFEWKNALRELERPSSSNFTGIAAAYSAIEWSFNYLESEEVKLTFLLCCVIGHNGLVEKLMRYIVGLGLFGGVNTMEEARNEVLTVVANLKASSLLLDSYDDEHFDIHDVVSDAALAIASRDYHMLVLRDHIPKEWSDKAKMNSLRAISLPCPQIIVELPKEIEYSGLSFFHMAHDDSVVIPPDFFRGIESLKVLDLPSYSYLPESINHLIDLRMLCLRGCLVEDITIIGELKSLEILDLAFSRIKELPKEIAQLTRLRLLDLSWCENSKSSHQMFYQVCLN from the exons ATGAAAAAGCATCCGCGTGGTGGGTCATCATGTCTGTTGTCTTCTTCACTTTTGAGTTGTATTCTCGAAA TTTACTTGCTCTTTGCTCTCTCAATGGACTTTGTTGTTGCCATCGTTAGCTCTATTGTCGCTAAATCTGCAGAGTATACGATTTCTCCTATCATAAACCATGTCAAATACCTTTCCAATCATCAGCAAAATGTTGAGACCCTCAAGCACCAAGCTGAGAAGCTGAAAGTTGCAAGGGACAGAGTGCAGCATTCTGTTGATGCAGCTTTACGAAACGGCAAAGAGATCGAAGGCGATGTTGACAAATGGTTGTCTGCAGTCGACACAAAGATCCTTGAACAA CTTAGCCTGAATGCTCCAGAGGAGGCGAAGGCTGTTGCCGAGCTACTTGAACAGGGCAAGTTTGACGAGGTTTCTTATCCTGTGCCTCTGCAAGGTATCACTGTCACACCATTTAAAGGGTACGAGGATTTTGAGTCAAGAACGTTGGTTTTGAATGAAATAATGGAGGCACTGAAAGATGATAGCGTCAGCGTTATTGGGGTGCACGGTATGGGCGGCATTGGAAAAACAACGCTAGTAAAAGAAATCGCTAGAAAGGTCAagggcaatttatttgattcggtTGTCATAGCAACAGTAACTCAAGCCATTGATATTGAGAAAATTCAGAACAGAATTTCAGAGTTATTGGGCTTGAAATTTGAGGAACAGAGTACCGATGTAAAGGCACTTCGACTACAAGAAAGATTGAAGAAAGAGAAGAGGGTTCTGGTCGTCTTGGATGACATTTGGGCAAAGGTTGATATTGAGGAAGTTGGGATCCCTTTGGGAGATGAGCACAAGGGATGCAAGTTGCTGCTAACTTCTAGGGAGCTAAATGTTTTATCAAATGGGATGGATGCTCAGAAATATTTTTCTGTTGGGTTTTTAAATGAAAACGAGGCCTGGGACCTGTTCAAGAAGAAGGCTGGCGACTGTGTTGAAAGTTGTGATTTGAAGCCTGCAGCTATGGAGGTAGCCAAAAAATGTGCAGGGTTGCCCATAGCCATTGCGACAGTTGCAGGGGCTTTGAGAAACAAAAGATTGTTTGAGTGGAAGAATGCTTTACGAGAACTAGAGAGGCCTTCATCAAGCAACTTCACGGGGATAGCTGCAGCATATTCAGCTATTGAGTGGAGTTTTAATTATTTAGAAAGTGAGGAAGTTAAGCTGACTTTCTTGCTTTGCTGTGTAATAGGCCATAATGGTCTGGTTGAAAAGTTGATGAGATATATTGTGGGTTTGGGTTTATTTGGTGGTGTCAACACTATGGAAGAAGCTAGAAATGAAGTATTGACTGTTGTGGCTAATCTCAAAGCGTCTTCCTTGTTGCTTGATAGTTATGATGATGAGCACTTTGATATCCATGATGTTGTTTCGGATGCTGCTTTAGCTATTGCATCGAGGGACTACCATATGCTTGTTTTGAGAGATCATATTCCAAAGGAGTGGTCCGATAAGGCGAAAATGAACAGCTTGAGAGCGATAAGCTTACCTTGTCCTCAAATTATAGTAGAGCTTCCTAAGGAGATAGAGTATTCAGGTCTTTCCTTTTTCCATATGGCCCATGATGATTCAGTGGTAATTCCTCCCGACTTTTTCAGAGGAATTGAAAGCCTCAAAGTCTTGGATTTACCTTCATATTCCTATCTACCTGAATCAATTAATCACCTCATAGACCTTCGCATGTTGTGTCTAAGAGGATGTCTAGTTGAAGACATAACCATCATTGGAGAGCTCAAAAGTTTAGAAATCCTTGACCTTGCTTTCTCAAGGATCAAAGAACTACCCAAGGAGATAGCACAATTGACTCGGTTAAGGTTGTTAGATTTGAGTTGGtgtgaaaactcaaaatcatccCACCAAATGTTTTATCAAGTTTGTCTAAATTAG